One segment of Trachemys scripta elegans isolate TJP31775 chromosome 1, CAS_Tse_1.0, whole genome shotgun sequence DNA contains the following:
- the ANKRD54 gene encoding ankyrin repeat domain-containing protein 54, translating into MDGAGGAVAASDEEPRPPGGGFALAEFGAALRAPPEALGPASLGYLHVLWQRDPPAGKIPARRQRRAARLHRALGPTGKEIHALKRLRESANANDLETVQQLLEDGVDPCAADDKGRTALHFASCNGNDRIVQLLLDHGADPNQRDGLGNTALHLAACTNHVPVITLLLRGGARVDALDRAGRTPLHLAKSKLNILQEGLSQSLEAVRLEVKQIIQMLREYLERLGQHEQREQLDDLCSRLQMTSTKEQVDEVTDLLASFTSLSLQMQKMEKR; encoded by the exons ATGGACGGCGCTGGCGGGGCCGTGGCGGCCTCGGACGAGGAGCCGAGGCCCCCGGGGGGCGGGTTCGCGCTGGCGGAGTTCGGGGCCGCGCTGCGAGCCCCCCCGGAGGCGCTGGGCCCGGCCTCGCTCGGCTACCTGCACGTCCTGTGGCAGCGCGACCCGCCGGCGGGCAAGATCCCCGCCCGCCGCCAGCGCCGGGCCGCCCGGCTGCACCGCGCCCTGGGGCCCACGGGCAAAGAGATCCACG CTCTGAAACGATTGAGAGAATCCGCCAATGCTAACGACTTAGAAACAG TGCAGCAACTCTTAGAAGATGGGGTTGACCCCTGTGCTGCAGATGACAAAGGCCGTACAGCCCTGCACTTTGCCTCCTGCAATGGCAATGATCGCATCG TGCAGTTGCTTTTGGACCATGGGGCAGACCCGAACCAGAGAGATGGACTGGGGAACACTGCATTACACTTGG CTGCCTGCACgaaccatgttcctgtcatcacCCTGCTGCTGCGCGGAG GAGCCAGAGTCGATGCCTTGGATCGAGCCGGGAGAACTCCTCTGCACCTCGCCAAGTCCAAGCTGAACATCCTGCAGGAAGGGCTCTCTCAGAGCCTGGAGGCCGTGCGCCTTGAAGTGAAGCAG ATTATCCAGATGTTGCGGGAATACCTGGAGCGCCTTGGGCAGCATGAGCAGCGGGAGCAGTTGGATGATCTCTGCTCCAGGTTACAGATGACCAGTACTAAGGAGCAG GTGGATGAGGTCACTGACCTCCTGGCCAGCTTCACCTCACTCAGTCTACAGATGCAGAAGATGGAGAAGAGGTAA